In one window of Camelina sativa cultivar DH55 chromosome 15, Cs, whole genome shotgun sequence DNA:
- the LOC104748403 gene encoding uncharacterized protein LOC104748403, translating into MFIGQTDECKDSVRALKKRARHICSVQVISEEETPSANPITFTTKEAKGIHHPHNDPLFVEVTMGEFDVERILVDTGSMVCRTLTGYDGVSKTSMGDVKLQVRAGGVTRKTKFVVIDVLPIYNTILGSPWIYSMQAVPSTYHLYIKFPTATGIYTLYGDQKMAMTCSILEKKQRQKEDT; encoded by the coding sequence ATGTTTATCGGCCAGACCGATGAATGCAAGGATTCTGTCCGGGCCTTGAAAAAGCGAGCGCGTCATATCTGTAGCGTTCAGGTGATCTCCGAGGAGGAGACGCCTAGTGCGAACCCCATCACTTTCACAACCAAGGAAGCTAAAGGAATCCACCATCCTCATAACGATCCCCTGTTCGTGGAAGTCACAATGGGCGAGTTCGACGTAGAGCGAATCTTAGTGGATACCGGCAGCATGGTGTGCAGGACGCTGACCGGATATGATGGTGTGTCCAAAACGTCAATGGGCGATGTGAAGTTGCAAGTCCGCGCTGGCGGAGTAACACGTAAGACCAAATTCGTTGTCATAGACGTCCTGCCAATTTACAACACCATTTTGGGTTCACCTTGGATCTACTCGATGCAAGCTGTCCCTTCCACGTATCACCTCTACATTAAATTTCCAACTGCCACTGGGATTTACACGCTATATGGCGATCAAAAGATGGCCATGACCTGCTCTATTCTCGAGAAAAAGCAACGGCAAAAGGAGGACACATAG